Proteins encoded in a region of the Rickettsia tillamookensis genome:
- a CDS encoding alpha-2-macroglobulin family protein: MKNIFRKFVFAIFLCLINLQLIAASFNEKIPLYFKLTNENLLAGQNSLNIDLCDSRIKEWCTKPQRELGLNGKRMNDYISISPDIKGEWRFGWWYNINFTPESNFAAHQTYKITIEDYIFPQFIGLKSNNISFTTLPLLPVIKEMNYLQDNIDISKKFVQTKIAFNYPIEPKTLEERIEFIKSSTKEKLPFSIKFNTYNTEATIITNIPPLTDKEDTVSVIIKDGVKPLYGGEIFTYKNVEDQNNKTPNNIRYSYKENVLIPSLSSYLKITNSTATIVKDDKLKPEQIIIITTNTPVSGEDIKKHLELFLLPQDKPAFLGVADKKNYNWQSPNEVTADILKSSEKINFELLPSVPSITTTHSFKVDTLPKRGLLVKVNKGVKTSDNLTLGSDYSQIVQIPDNPKEVKLMSDGSILSLAGERKLPVYSLGIDKLYVEIDKINQQEINHLISQTNRYNIFQNPTFINEYNFNEYNISEVFQEEVIVNSPNLNLPNYTDLDFSKYFNLEEAGSYSKGLFLAKVYAKDNNNNIISQDKRLILVTDLGFIVKTDKSGTHHIFVSYISNGKPAGGVKADIIGLNGEVLVSSKTDSKGHAVLSNINDFTKEKAPVAYILTTKDDFSFMPYSRIDRQVNYSRFDVAGAVSSDQGLKAYLFSDRGIYRPSEQGHIGIMLKQTDWQGKFDGLPLEIQVTNPRGKVIDKSKIALDAEGFGEYLFSTLDDSLTGLYNISLYLVGDKGSNNYLNSVSVRVGDFQPDRMKININFNNSQDELWTNPKDLKANVNLVNLYGTPAENRKVSGFIDIRPTEFFIPSFKEYKFYSSKGNKEFFNERLGDITTDSTGTANFDLNLEKYYNATFNLTFSAEGFEPDSGRSVNASKSLIVSPLPYIIGFRSDSDLKYIKKKAASTIEFIAISNKAEKVAVPNLTLNLKKINYVNNLVADSNGNYSYSSVPIETNISSNKVNIAANESYIYKVPTKEAGDYVIYLTDKEDTIFAQTEFSVIGEGNVTANLTDKANLKVKLDKDDYKAGDNILLNVITPYTGYGLITIETDKVHNFVWFKADENNSIQEIKIPDGFEGKGYVNVQFIRDIEATEIFMSPFSYAVVPFTAGIYKHKQDIELTLPTKIKSGEKLTINYRTATPGKIIIFAVDEGILSFAGYQTPDPLNYFINDKALEVRTSQIMDLILPERPLLMKAYMAAPAGDGFINVARNLNPFKRKSQPPVAFWSGILEADLDEREVTFDIPSYFNGTLRVIGVASSLDAIGTSKADLLVQSELIINPNLPLFVAPNDEFTVPVTILNNLQDSGNAQVFVNIETSEGLKILDYPAEIQIDEGKEATINVKLKATDKLGSADFKVTASINHLKPSIISMAVVHSSELTSTTSVRPASPSVTTVDTGFITDNKANLKILRDLYPEFAKLQISASKSPLAIISGFKDFLDNYPYGCTEQLISQNFANVLLYNEQELVQILKTDRKKMDESLSKAFQTLSERQNYDGGFRYWNNFNDDSDPFISVYAIHFLSEGITRYLAVPSDIFNQGIYYLENMANRSISSLDEAREKAYAVYILTKNSVITTSYIANILKYLDEYHKNTWHDDLTSVYLAASYKMLQMNEEADKLLDRFTLNKPIPKTDYQYYNPLIKYSQYLYLISLHFPERLKNFDPKIVQDIALFAKDNYNSLSASYAIMASLAYADKINNVDEATIKVTSTGKEVTLKGDKVMIAELSVENKDIDLTSSSNGFFYQLLTSGYDKQLIENKEIVKGIEITKKYLDENNKEISKVKLGDNITVEITMRSASNKTLSNMVILDLLPAGFELLPDNNNVNILARTQEVMIWKPIYINNRDDRVMIFGTISDQKMTYQYKIKAINKGIFATPAIYSEAMYDPQTYYRGVIGNIIVE; encoded by the coding sequence ATGAAAAATATTTTTCGCAAATTTGTATTTGCTATTTTCTTATGTTTAATAAATTTACAACTAATTGCTGCAAGCTTTAACGAAAAAATACCTTTATATTTTAAGTTAACTAATGAAAATCTGTTAGCAGGACAAAATTCGTTAAATATTGACCTTTGCGACTCTAGAATTAAAGAATGGTGTACAAAACCGCAAAGAGAGCTAGGGCTTAACGGAAAAAGAATGAATGATTACATATCTATTTCGCCTGATATTAAAGGAGAATGGCGATTTGGCTGGTGGTATAACATAAATTTTACTCCAGAAAGCAATTTTGCAGCTCATCAAACTTATAAGATTACTATCGAAGATTATATATTTCCTCAGTTTATCGGTCTAAAAAGTAATAATATAAGTTTTACAACTTTACCTCTACTTCCTGTTATTAAAGAAATGAATTATCTACAGGATAATATCGATATTTCTAAAAAATTCGTTCAAACTAAAATAGCCTTTAACTACCCTATAGAGCCTAAAACTTTAGAAGAAAGAATAGAATTTATAAAATCTTCAACCAAGGAAAAATTACCGTTTTCTATCAAATTCAACACATATAATACGGAAGCTACGATTATTACTAATATACCACCGCTTACAGATAAAGAAGATACAGTTTCCGTAATTATAAAAGACGGTGTTAAACCTCTATATGGGGGAGAAATTTTTACATATAAAAATGTAGAAGATCAAAATAATAAGACGCCGAATAATATAAGATATTCTTATAAAGAAAATGTATTAATTCCAAGTCTATCCTCATATTTAAAAATCACTAATAGTACTGCTACAATTGTTAAAGATGATAAACTAAAACCGGAACAGATAATTATAATTACTACAAATACACCGGTTTCGGGTGAGGATATAAAAAAACATTTAGAGTTATTTTTATTACCACAAGATAAACCGGCTTTCTTAGGAGTTGCAGACAAAAAAAACTATAACTGGCAAAGTCCGAACGAAGTAACGGCAGATATCCTTAAATCGAGTGAAAAAATAAATTTTGAGCTTTTGCCTTCCGTTCCAAGCATTACTACCACGCATAGTTTTAAAGTAGATACGCTGCCGAAAAGAGGATTGCTTGTTAAAGTAAATAAAGGTGTTAAAACATCAGATAATTTAACACTTGGTTCAGATTACTCTCAAATAGTACAAATACCGGACAACCCTAAAGAAGTTAAGCTAATGTCCGACGGCTCTATTCTTTCATTAGCTGGCGAAAGAAAGCTTCCCGTATATTCACTTGGCATAGATAAATTATATGTAGAAATCGATAAGATTAATCAGCAAGAAATTAATCATTTAATCAGCCAAACAAATAGATATAATATTTTCCAAAATCCGACTTTCATAAATGAATATAATTTTAATGAGTATAATATTTCTGAAGTATTTCAAGAGGAAGTAATAGTTAATTCCCCCAATTTAAATTTACCTAATTATACTGATTTAGATTTCAGCAAATATTTTAATTTAGAAGAAGCAGGCAGCTATTCTAAGGGATTATTTCTAGCAAAAGTTTATGCTAAAGACAATAATAATAACATTATATCTCAAGATAAAAGATTAATTTTAGTTACCGATCTTGGTTTTATAGTAAAAACCGATAAAAGCGGAACACATCATATATTTGTTTCTTATATCAGTAACGGTAAACCGGCCGGTGGCGTTAAAGCAGATATTATAGGACTTAACGGTGAGGTGTTAGTAAGCAGCAAAACCGATAGTAAAGGACATGCCGTTTTATCAAATATAAATGATTTTACAAAAGAAAAAGCTCCAGTGGCTTATATATTAACTACTAAGGATGATTTTTCGTTTATGCCGTATAGTAGAATTGATAGGCAAGTTAATTATTCTCGGTTTGATGTAGCAGGAGCCGTTAGTTCCGATCAAGGGTTAAAAGCTTATTTATTTTCTGATCGTGGCATCTATAGACCAAGCGAGCAAGGCCATATAGGTATTATGCTCAAACAAACCGATTGGCAAGGAAAATTTGACGGCTTACCTTTAGAAATACAAGTAACTAACCCTAGAGGAAAAGTAATAGATAAAAGTAAAATAGCTCTAGATGCAGAAGGATTCGGCGAATATTTATTCTCAACGCTTGATGATTCCTTAACCGGTTTATATAATATAAGCTTATATTTAGTAGGAGATAAAGGCAGCAATAACTATCTTAATAGCGTATCTGTCAGGGTTGGTGATTTTCAGCCTGACCGCATGAAAATAAACATAAACTTCAATAACTCACAAGATGAGCTATGGACTAATCCAAAAGACCTCAAAGCAAATGTTAACCTTGTAAATCTTTATGGCACTCCTGCAGAAAATAGAAAAGTTAGCGGCTTTATTGATATTAGACCTACCGAGTTTTTCATACCTAGCTTTAAAGAATATAAATTTTATAGTAGCAAAGGAAATAAAGAGTTTTTTAACGAACGTTTAGGAGATATTACTACCGACTCTACAGGTACGGCAAATTTTGACCTTAATCTTGAAAAATATTATAATGCTACTTTTAATCTAACATTTTCAGCAGAAGGATTTGAGCCTGACTCAGGAAGAAGCGTAAACGCAAGCAAATCGCTTATAGTTTCACCTCTGCCTTATATTATAGGATTTAGAAGCGATAGCGATCTAAAATATATTAAGAAAAAAGCTGCTTCAACAATAGAATTCATAGCCATATCAAATAAAGCAGAAAAAGTAGCTGTACCTAATTTAACTCTTAACTTAAAAAAGATTAATTATGTAAATAACTTAGTAGCAGATAGTAACGGTAATTATTCTTACAGTTCAGTACCTATTGAGACTAATATATCTTCTAACAAGGTTAATATCGCAGCAAACGAAAGCTATATTTATAAAGTGCCTACTAAAGAAGCAGGCGATTACGTTATTTACTTAACTGATAAAGAAGATACAATCTTTGCTCAAACTGAATTTTCGGTAATAGGTGAAGGAAATGTTACAGCTAATTTAACAGACAAAGCAAATTTAAAAGTTAAACTTGATAAAGATGATTATAAAGCCGGCGATAACATTCTTTTAAATGTTATAACTCCTTATACAGGTTATGGATTAATTACTATCGAAACAGATAAAGTACATAATTTTGTATGGTTTAAAGCTGACGAAAATAATAGTATTCAAGAAATAAAAATCCCTGATGGTTTTGAGGGTAAAGGATATGTAAATGTACAATTTATAAGAGACATAGAAGCTACGGAAATCTTTATGTCACCGTTTAGCTATGCAGTAGTACCGTTTACTGCGGGCATTTATAAACATAAACAAGATATTGAATTAACGCTTCCTACAAAAATTAAATCAGGCGAAAAATTAACAATTAATTATCGTACTGCAACCCCAGGTAAAATCATAATATTTGCCGTTGATGAAGGGATATTATCATTTGCCGGTTATCAGACTCCCGACCCGCTTAATTACTTTATTAACGATAAAGCCTTGGAAGTCCGAACATCACAAATCATGGATTTAATATTACCTGAGCGTCCTTTATTAATGAAAGCTTATATGGCGGCTCCTGCCGGAGACGGTTTTATAAATGTCGCTCGAAACCTTAATCCGTTTAAAAGAAAAAGCCAGCCTCCGGTAGCATTTTGGTCAGGAATTTTAGAAGCAGATCTTGATGAGAGAGAAGTCACATTTGACATACCAAGCTATTTTAACGGCACTTTAAGAGTTATAGGGGTAGCCTCAAGCCTTGACGCTATAGGAACTTCCAAAGCTGATTTATTAGTCCAATCCGAGCTTATTATCAATCCAAATTTACCTTTATTTGTAGCTCCGAATGATGAATTTACAGTACCGGTTACAATCTTGAATAATCTACAAGACTCAGGTAATGCCCAAGTTTTTGTAAATATTGAAACAAGCGAAGGACTAAAAATATTAGACTATCCGGCAGAAATACAAATAGATGAAGGTAAAGAAGCAACCATTAATGTTAAATTAAAAGCAACGGATAAACTCGGTTCGGCAGATTTCAAAGTCACGGCTTCTATAAATCACCTAAAGCCTAGTATAATATCTATGGCAGTAGTGCATAGCTCAGAATTAACTAGTACTACGAGCGTTCGTCCTGCTAGTCCGAGCGTTACAACAGTTGATACAGGCTTTATTACAGACAACAAAGCTAATTTAAAAATCTTGCGAGATTTATATCCTGAATTTGCTAAGCTGCAAATTTCCGCTTCTAAATCACCGCTAGCTATTATTTCCGGCTTTAAAGATTTCCTAGATAATTATCCTTATGGTTGCACTGAGCAATTAATAAGCCAAAATTTTGCTAATGTTTTATTATATAATGAACAAGAGCTAGTTCAGATTCTTAAAACTGACCGCAAGAAAATGGATGAATCCTTATCGAAAGCATTTCAAACCCTATCGGAACGCCAAAATTATGACGGTGGATTTAGGTATTGGAACAATTTTAACGACGATTCTGACCCTTTTATTTCCGTTTATGCTATACATTTCTTAAGCGAAGGGATAACTAGATATTTAGCCGTTCCAAGTGATATTTTTAATCAAGGTATTTACTACTTGGAGAATATGGCTAACAGATCAATAAGCTCCTTAGATGAAGCAAGAGAAAAGGCATATGCGGTTTATATCCTAACAAAAAATAGCGTTATTACTACAAGCTATATTGCAAATATTTTAAAATATTTAGACGAGTACCATAAAAATACATGGCATGATGATTTAACTAGCGTTTATTTAGCTGCTAGCTATAAAATGCTACAAATGAATGAAGAAGCGGATAAATTATTAGATAGATTTACTCTAAATAAACCGATACCAAAAACAGACTATCAATATTATAATCCTCTAATAAAATATAGTCAGTATTTATACTTAATTTCTCTGCATTTCCCTGAAAGACTCAAAAACTTTGACCCAAAAATTGTACAGGATATCGCTCTTTTTGCTAAGGATAACTATAATAGTCTATCGGCAAGCTACGCCATTATGGCAAGCCTTGCATATGCTGATAAGATAAATAATGTAGATGAGGCTACTATTAAGGTGACTTCTACAGGTAAAGAAGTTACTTTAAAAGGCGATAAAGTGATGATTGCTGAGCTGTCAGTAGAAAATAAGGATATAGACTTAACATCCTCAAGTAACGGCTTTTTCTATCAGCTTTTAACTTCAGGCTATGATAAGCAATTAATAGAAAATAAAGAGATAGTTAAAGGCATAGAGATAACCAAAAAATATCTTGATGAAAATAATAAAGAAATCAGTAAAGTAAAATTAGGTGATAATATTACGGTGGAAATCACTATGAGATCAGCTAGTAATAAAACCTTAAGCAATATGGTGATACTTGATTTATTACCGGCAGGTTTTGAGCTTTTACCGGATAATAATAACGTAAATATATTAGCACGAACGCAGGAAGTAATGATATGGAAACCGATATATATCAATAATCGTGATGATAGAGTGATGATTTTCGGTACTATTTCTGATCAAAAAATGACATATCAATATAAGATTAAAGCGATTAATAAAGGTATATTCGCAACTCCTGCCATTTATAGCGAAGCTATGTACGACCCTCAAACTTACTATCGTGGTGTTATAGGCAATATTATTGTGGAGTAG
- a CDS encoding helix-turn-helix domain-containing protein — MKNFNEFKKELLLNSKVAKAYEEKKIEFEIAKALIKARLASHMTQADVAKKMSTSQAQIARMESGHHLPNFLSLQKYAKAVKQEINLLITP; from the coding sequence ATGAAAAACTTTAATGAGTTTAAAAAAGAGTTATTATTGAACTCTAAAGTAGCGAAAGCTTATGAGGAAAAAAAAATAGAATTTGAGATAGCAAAGGCTTTAATAAAAGCCCGTCTTGCATCACATATGACTCAAGCTGATGTTGCTAAAAAAATGTCTACCTCTCAGGCTCAAATAGCAAGAATGGAAAGTGGGCATCATCTTCCTAATTTTTTAAGTCTTCAAAAATATGCTAAAGCGGTAAAACAAGAAATTAATTTGCTAATTACTCCATAA
- a CDS encoding type II toxin-antitoxin system RelE/ParE family toxin has translation MKKWTITFINKAAEKEVKKLSYDLQADFLYVCELLIEFSLYNVGMPHTKNIEDKFWELRLCGKDNIARSIYYLAKDKQIVILHSFVKKTKKTPKTAILIAKTRLKEGFNEKL, from the coding sequence ATGAAAAAATGGACCATAACATTTATAAATAAAGCTGCAGAAAAAGAAGTGAAAAAACTTAGTTATGATCTGCAAGCTGATTTTTTATACGTATGTGAATTGTTGATTGAGTTTAGTCTATATAATGTAGGGATGCCGCATACAAAAAATATAGAGGATAAGTTTTGGGAGCTAAGATTATGTGGTAAAGATAATATAGCACGGTCAATATATTATTTAGCTAAAGACAAGCAAATAGTAATATTGCATAGCTTCGTCAAGAAAACGAAAAAAACTCCTAAAACTGCCATTTTAATAGCTAAAACTAGATTAAAAGAAGGTTTTAATGAAAAACTTTAA
- a CDS encoding 3-hydroxyacyl-CoA dehydrogenase/enoyl-CoA hydratase family protein produces the protein MQNEIKKVCVIGSGVMGSGIAALIANSSHKVVLLDIIAKDSDDPNKIVKTAVENLHKQKPPPLSFPDKANFITLGNLEHDLDLIKECDLVIEVIVEKLEIKHQLYSKIIPYLKEDAIIASNTSTLPLKRLKENLPDNIKSRFVITHFFNPPRYMELLELIIDPTVKPEVIERVSGFLSKMLGKTIVKCNDTPGFIANRVGCFLLELVVRKAINQKLDFVTIDKIFTSCLGLPSTGIFGLYDLIGHDVMKLISSSLVASLDSNDAYHKIYVNTPVLDKMIEQKLIGRKGGGGFYRLSVSNGKKIKEVININDLSYNSVQKVETEFNNLDELLASNSVYGKFFTEIITEFYIYLVSLVPSVTDNIYDIDAAMKLGYSWKYGPFELLTIAAKDGWDSVIKNADLMHLSLPPYLSNKEYQKIDKQKFNPHKDILKESQIILENDSAKLINYRENFIFIITTKMNCLNHNVFYLLQEAASKAENDGKNLYIYPQGNNFSAGADLKLLLSYIEDDNFHDLENLLKVGQQTMLHLKYSGIHIVSCAKGVALGGGCELLLHSSYIVANQELSTGLVELGVGLIPGWGGVTEMFARSKGDKAKLIRNIRNIIEQNKTSSADYFKADYDIENIQVNINKHYILDEALKLNISKKIVPIPHKITLPKINLANEIDTSKYNELQNKVLAEFQNIIDKHNETNEEELLEYERKIFLELAKDPKTIEKLRVF, from the coding sequence ATGCAAAATGAAATAAAGAAAGTTTGTGTTATCGGTTCTGGAGTTATGGGTTCAGGGATTGCAGCGTTGATTGCTAATTCGTCTCATAAAGTCGTATTACTTGATATTATCGCTAAAGATTCCGATGATCCGAATAAAATAGTCAAAACTGCCGTGGAAAATTTGCATAAACAAAAACCTCCTCCTTTGTCTTTTCCGGATAAAGCAAATTTCATTACTCTAGGTAATTTGGAACATGATTTAGATTTAATTAAAGAATGTGATCTAGTTATTGAAGTTATTGTTGAGAAGTTAGAAATCAAACACCAATTATATAGCAAAATTATTCCTTATCTTAAAGAAGATGCAATTATTGCTTCGAATACTTCTACATTACCGCTTAAAAGGCTCAAAGAAAATTTACCGGATAATATTAAATCTAGATTCGTTATTACGCATTTCTTCAATCCGCCAAGATATATGGAACTGCTTGAGTTAATTATAGACCCTACGGTAAAGCCTGAAGTAATAGAAAGAGTCTCAGGGTTTTTAAGCAAAATGCTTGGTAAGACTATAGTAAAATGTAACGATACGCCCGGTTTTATTGCTAATAGAGTAGGGTGTTTTTTACTTGAATTAGTGGTTCGCAAAGCGATAAATCAAAAACTTGATTTTGTTACTATAGATAAAATATTTACTTCATGTCTGGGACTACCTAGTACGGGAATTTTCGGTTTATATGATCTTATCGGACATGACGTAATGAAGTTAATTTCAAGCTCATTAGTTGCCTCTCTTGACTCAAATGATGCTTATCATAAAATATATGTAAATACCCCTGTTCTTGATAAGATGATTGAGCAGAAATTAATTGGGCGTAAAGGCGGCGGTGGATTTTATCGCTTATCGGTATCAAACGGTAAGAAAATTAAGGAAGTTATCAATATAAATGATTTATCTTATAACTCTGTTCAAAAAGTAGAGACAGAGTTTAATAACCTTGATGAGCTTCTTGCAAGCAATTCGGTTTACGGTAAATTTTTTACCGAAATTATCACGGAATTTTATATTTATTTAGTAAGCTTAGTACCATCTGTAACCGATAATATCTATGATATCGATGCTGCTATGAAGCTTGGTTATAGCTGGAAATACGGTCCATTTGAATTATTGACTATCGCCGCTAAAGACGGTTGGGATTCGGTAATTAAAAATGCTGATTTAATGCATCTCTCGCTTCCTCCATATTTATCCAATAAAGAATATCAAAAAATTGATAAGCAAAAATTTAATCCTCACAAGGATATTTTAAAAGAGAGTCAGATAATATTAGAAAATGATTCTGCAAAGCTAATAAATTATCGTGAGAATTTCATTTTTATTATTACTACAAAAATGAATTGTTTAAACCATAATGTGTTTTATTTGCTACAAGAAGCAGCAAGTAAAGCCGAAAATGACGGCAAGAATCTTTATATTTATCCGCAAGGAAATAATTTTTCTGCCGGTGCAGATTTAAAGCTTCTTCTTTCTTATATTGAAGACGATAATTTTCATGATCTAGAAAATTTATTAAAAGTTGGACAGCAAACTATGCTGCACTTAAAATATTCAGGGATTCATATTGTTAGTTGTGCTAAAGGAGTAGCACTTGGAGGTGGATGTGAGCTACTATTGCACTCAAGCTATATTGTAGCAAATCAGGAACTTAGCACTGGACTTGTAGAACTTGGCGTCGGTTTAATACCGGGATGGGGCGGTGTTACTGAAATGTTTGCTCGAAGCAAGGGAGATAAAGCTAAATTAATTAGAAATATCAGAAATATTATAGAGCAGAATAAAACAAGCTCGGCAGATTACTTTAAAGCAGATTATGATATAGAGAATATACAAGTAAATATAAACAAGCATTATATTTTAGATGAAGCTTTAAAATTAAACATATCTAAAAAGATAGTACCGATTCCGCATAAAATTACTTTGCCTAAAATAAATTTAGCAAATGAAATAGATACGTCAAAATATAATGAGCTACAAAATAAAGTACTTGCTGAGTTCCAAAATATTATTGATAAACATAACGAAACGAATGAGGAAGAGTTATTAGAATATGAGCGGAAAATATTTTTAGAACTTGCAAAAGATCCAAAAACGATCGAGAAACTGAGAGTATTTTAA
- a CDS encoding ComF family protein, translating to MLVKAYNSVIDYILPQRCLSCSEILGGNGEFCSDCWKKLEFIARPYCSICGQRFSIKILDNCICGNCYSNKPNYNLARSLFKFNEHSKKIVHQFKYQDKTIFAKTFAKLLYNRYSEDIKDIDLIIPVPMNRFKRLLRMYNPAHILAIEIAKVTDKMLKADILTKSKWTKSQTFLSRKQRKNNINGSIKFNTKYNIVSKKILLVDDVVTTGVTINECAKILQQAGAGSVYVMSVAMT from the coding sequence TTGTTAGTTAAAGCTTATAATAGTGTAATAGACTATATTTTGCCGCAGAGATGTTTAAGCTGTTCGGAAATATTAGGGGGGAACGGTGAATTTTGTAGCGATTGTTGGAAGAAGCTCGAGTTTATAGCAAGACCCTATTGCAGTATATGTGGACAAAGATTTAGTATAAAAATTTTAGATAACTGTATTTGTGGAAATTGTTATAGCAACAAACCTAATTATAATTTAGCACGTAGCTTATTTAAGTTTAATGAGCATAGCAAAAAAATAGTTCATCAGTTTAAATATCAGGATAAGACGATATTTGCTAAGACCTTTGCGAAGCTTTTATATAATAGATATAGCGAGGATATAAAAGATATTGATTTAATCATACCTGTACCTATGAATAGATTTAAGAGGTTACTACGAATGTATAATCCTGCTCATATTCTAGCTATTGAAATTGCAAAAGTTACCGATAAAATGTTAAAAGCCGATATTTTAACTAAATCAAAATGGACCAAGTCTCAGACTTTTCTTTCACGAAAACAACGCAAAAATAATATAAATGGTAGTATCAAATTTAACACAAAATATAATATTGTAAGTAAAAAAATCTTATTAGTCGATGATGTCGTTACCACCGGTGTTACTATAAATGAATGTGCTAAAATTTTACAACAAGCGGGGGCAGGGTCGGTATATGTGATGAGTGTTGCTATGACCTAG
- the ubiH gene encoding 2-octaprenyl-6-methoxyphenyl hydroxylase produces MTPIETKQINTIILGCGLSGMLTALSFAKKGIETTIFESKSVKSPEFFKDIRTTALTPHSKNFLSSIDIWKDLEECVAGMQDVYVVDNKASEILDLRNDDDSLLGYVVQNSDFKKILLSKVTNNPLITLIDNKQYQEVISHNDYSIIKFDDEQIKCNLLIICDGANSKVRSHYFANEIEKPYQTALTFNIKHEKPHENCAMEHFLPLGPFALLPLKDQYTSSVIWSTSPDQAALIVNLPVEEVRFLTQRNAGNSLGKVTIDSEISSFPLKARIANRYFHNKIVLIADTAHTVHPLAGQGLNQGIKDIETLSIIVSNNGTLQEYQKLRQEDNFIMYKLTDELNNIFSNYSKNLRCLRQIGFKAINNFKPVKTLITNYAMGKR; encoded by the coding sequence ATGACTCCAATAGAAACAAAACAGATTAATACGATCATTTTAGGTTGTGGTCTTAGCGGTATGCTAACTGCTCTTTCTTTTGCAAAAAAAGGCATAGAAACTACTATATTTGAGAGTAAATCGGTAAAAAGCCCGGAGTTTTTTAAAGATATAAGAACGACTGCTTTAACGCCGCATTCTAAAAATTTCTTATCCTCTATTGATATATGGAAAGATTTGGAAGAATGTGTTGCAGGAATGCAAGATGTATATGTAGTCGACAATAAAGCATCCGAGATATTAGACTTACGAAATGATGATGATAGTTTGCTCGGCTATGTAGTTCAAAATAGCGATTTTAAAAAAATATTATTATCAAAAGTAACTAATAATCCATTGATAACATTAATTGATAATAAACAATATCAAGAAGTTATAAGTCATAATGACTACTCGATTATAAAATTTGATGACGAACAAATTAAATGTAACTTATTAATTATATGTGACGGAGCAAATTCAAAAGTGAGGTCTCATTACTTTGCTAATGAAATTGAGAAACCTTATCAAACTGCCCTTACATTTAATATTAAGCATGAAAAGCCGCATGAAAATTGTGCTATGGAGCATTTCCTGCCGCTTGGTCCTTTTGCTTTGCTGCCTTTAAAAGATCAATATACTTCATCCGTAATATGGTCGACTTCTCCTGATCAGGCTGCTTTAATTGTTAATTTGCCCGTAGAAGAAGTTAGATTTTTAACTCAAAGAAATGCTGGTAATTCCCTAGGTAAAGTTACTATTGATAGTGAGATTAGTAGTTTTCCGCTAAAAGCTCGTATAGCAAATAGATATTTTCATAATAAGATAGTGCTTATTGCCGACACTGCTCACACAGTACATCCTTTAGCAGGACAGGGGCTTAATCAGGGTATAAAGGATATAGAGACTTTGAGTATAATTGTTAGTAATAATGGTACATTACAAGAATATCAAAAGCTAAGGCAAGAGGATAATTTTATTATGTATAAGCTGACTGATGAGTTAAATAATATTTTTTCAAATTATTCCAAAAATTTAAGATGTTTAAGACAAATAGGATTTAAGGCGATAAATAATTTTAAACCTGTAAAAACCTTGATTACTAACTATGCGATGGGGAAGAGATAA
- a CDS encoding monovalent cation/H+ antiporter complex subunit F: protein MLNIFLIIISLFICLITYLFIRKTDIFTKLLILNSFTAIISLFICCLGLYSGNSSYLDIAIIYFLLSFIATNGYLKYFIHDSNRNKTD, encoded by the coding sequence ATGCTTAACATCTTTCTAATTATTATTTCATTATTTATTTGCTTAATAACCTACCTATTTATCAGAAAAACGGATATTTTTACTAAGCTATTAATTCTAAACAGTTTTACGGCTATTATTAGCTTGTTTATTTGTTGCTTAGGGCTGTATTCAGGAAATAGTTCATATTTGGATATAGCAATTATTTACTTTCTTTTAAGCTTTATAGCAACAAACGGTTATTTAAAATATTTTATACATGACTCCAATAGAAACAAAACAGATTAA